A window of the Tachysurus fulvidraco isolate hzauxx_2018 chromosome 6, HZAU_PFXX_2.0, whole genome shotgun sequence genome harbors these coding sequences:
- the prkra gene encoding interferon-inducible double-stranded RNA-dependent protein kinase activator A homolog isoform X4: protein MTETELVLASQHVTCDKTPVQLLYEYGTKTGSEPFYMMERADGEAHQPLFIFSVTIGDVICSGQGLSKKAAKQEAAMAAMKTLELDVENSPKGQRIENNDCGAEANDQPNPVGILQELAMQRSWRLPEYIVCSEAGPDHKKEFTVICRLETLSEKGTGSSKKNAKRVAAEKMLEKLQSRSGSTEITWNPKPHVYLESLRNSDLEKISLLKRNPLSIPNTDYVQMMLELSQEQGFEVTYFDIDTCTRG, encoded by the exons ATGACTGAAACTGa ACTGGTTCTGGCAAGCCAACATGTCACCTGTGATAAAACACCAGTTCAGCTGCTTTATGAGTATGGCACAAAAACTGGCAGTGAGCCTTTTTACATGATGGAGAGAGCAGACGGAGAAGCTCACCAACCGCTCTTCATCTTTAGTGTTACCATTGGGGACGTCATCTGTTCAG GCCAGGGGCTTTCTAAAAAAGCTGCCAAACAGGAGGCTGCGATGGCGGCTATGAAAACACTGGAGTTAGACGTTGAAAATAG CCCTAAAGGTCAAAGGATTGAAAATAATGACTGTGGTGCTGAAGCAAACGACCAGCCTAATCCAGTAGGAATACTGCAG GAGCTGGCGATGCAGAGGTCATGGCGTCTGCCAGAATACATTGTATGTTCAGAAGCAGGTCCAGATCATAAAAAAGAGTTTACAGTTATTTGCCGTTTGGAGACGCTCTCAGAAAAAG GTACAGGCAGCTCTAAAAAGAATGCCAAAAGAGTAGCAGCAGAAAAGATGTTGGAAAAACTACAAAGTCGCTCAGGGTCTACTGAGATTACATGG AATCCAAAGCCACATGTATATTTGGAGAGTTTGAGGAACTCAGATCTAGAGAAGATTTCGTTACTGAAGAGAAATCCGCTCAGTATTCCTAACACGGATTATGTACAAATGATGCTGGAGTTATCTCAGGAGCAGGGCTTTGAGGTCACATATTTTGACATAG ATACCTGTACAAGAGGATAA
- the prkra gene encoding interferon-inducible double-stranded RNA-dependent protein kinase activator A homolog isoform X2 produces MTETELVLASQHVTCDKTPVQLLYEYGTKTGSEPFYMMERADGEAHQPLFIFSVTIGDVICSGQGLSKKAAKQEAAMAAMKTLELDVENSPKGQRIENNDCGAEANDQPNPVGILQELAMQRSWRLPEYIVCSEAGPDHKKEFTVICRLETLSEKGTGSSKKNAKRVAAEKMLEKLQSRSGSTEITWNPKPHVYLESLRNSDLEKISLLKRNPLSIPNTDYVQMMLELSQEQGFEVTYFDIGIMECCPGVECVFVKERERVLSVVCNFPSPKPKA; encoded by the exons ATGACTGAAACTGa ACTGGTTCTGGCAAGCCAACATGTCACCTGTGATAAAACACCAGTTCAGCTGCTTTATGAGTATGGCACAAAAACTGGCAGTGAGCCTTTTTACATGATGGAGAGAGCAGACGGAGAAGCTCACCAACCGCTCTTCATCTTTAGTGTTACCATTGGGGACGTCATCTGTTCAG GCCAGGGGCTTTCTAAAAAAGCTGCCAAACAGGAGGCTGCGATGGCGGCTATGAAAACACTGGAGTTAGACGTTGAAAATAG CCCTAAAGGTCAAAGGATTGAAAATAATGACTGTGGTGCTGAAGCAAACGACCAGCCTAATCCAGTAGGAATACTGCAG GAGCTGGCGATGCAGAGGTCATGGCGTCTGCCAGAATACATTGTATGTTCAGAAGCAGGTCCAGATCATAAAAAAGAGTTTACAGTTATTTGCCGTTTGGAGACGCTCTCAGAAAAAG GTACAGGCAGCTCTAAAAAGAATGCCAAAAGAGTAGCAGCAGAAAAGATGTTGGAAAAACTACAAAGTCGCTCAGGGTCTACTGAGATTACATGG AATCCAAAGCCACATGTATATTTGGAGAGTTTGAGGAACTCAGATCTAGAGAAGATTTCGTTACTGAAGAGAAATCCGCTCAGTATTCCTAACACGGATTATGTACAAATGATGCTGGAGTTATCTCAGGAGCAGGGCTTTGAGGTCACATATTTTGACATAG GCATCATGGAATGCTGTCCaggagtggagtgtgtgtttgtgaaggagcgagagagagttcTGAGTGTTGTATGTAATTTTCCCTCACCAAAGCCTAAAGCCTGA
- the LOC113654223 gene encoding uncharacterized protein LOC113654223 isoform X1, whose product MTMQEVIDDMQEQVGKLTALLQDERRSHLQSYHVLLNEAEHKDEKCRKRHQLEMEQLMQIHRSETSKLVEAHTRTLENEKKSADDRYALLKKDYDFLKCSFRPYKDSVSDDNNCSKSKEEQERCLKKQLLWLKEQLNQSEAEREIQRKAFQSEIAELHANFKAEVEGLKSQVNEKDVTINMLRATLHQSQEELNIMMCRLSEHGKGF is encoded by the exons ATGACAAT GCAGGAGGTGATAGATGATATGCAGGAACAAGTGGGCAAGTTGACTGCACTTCTCCAGGATGAACGCAGATCACACCTACAAAGCTACCATGTG tTGTTGAATGAAGCAGAGCACAAGGATGAAAAATGCAGAAAACGTCATCAGCTCGAGATGGA gcaaCTGATGCAGATCCACAGGTCTGAGACGAGTAAACTGGTGGAAGCTCACACTAGGACTctagagaatgaaaaaaaaagtgctgatgATAGATATG CTCTGCTCAAAAAAGACTATGATTTCCTCAAATGCTCCTTCAGGCCTTACAAG GACAGTGTGTCTGATGATAACAACTGTTCGAAGAGTAAAGAAGAGCAGGAAAGATGCCTGAAGAAACAACTCTTGTGGT TGAAGGAGCAGCTCAATCAgagtgaggcagagagagagatccaaaGAAAGGCTTTTCAGTCAGAGATCGCTGAACTTCATGCCAATTTTAAAGCTGAGGTTGAG GGTTTGAAAAGTCAGGTAAATGAGAAAGACGTGACTATCAACATGCTGAGAGCAACTCTGCATCAGAGTCAGGAGGAGCTTAATATTATG ATGTGTCGTCTCTCAGAGCATGGAAAAGGTTTTTAA
- the prkra gene encoding interferon-inducible double-stranded RNA-dependent protein kinase activator A homolog isoform X1, protein MTETELVLASQHVTCDKTPVQLLYEYGTKTGSEPFYMMERADGEAHQPLFIFSVTIGDVICSGQGLSKKAAKQEAAMAAMKTLELDVENSPKGQRIENNDCGAEANDQPNPVGILQELAMQRSWRLPEYIVCSEAGPDHKKEFTVICRLETLSEKGTGSSKKNAKRVAAEKMLEKLQSRSGSTEITWNPKPHVYLESLRNSDLEKISLLKRNPLSIPNTDYVQMMLELSQEQGFEVTYFDIGELTVNGQYQCLAELSTVPVTVCHGTGISCSNAHNDAAHNALQYIKIMASSK, encoded by the exons ATGACTGAAACTGa ACTGGTTCTGGCAAGCCAACATGTCACCTGTGATAAAACACCAGTTCAGCTGCTTTATGAGTATGGCACAAAAACTGGCAGTGAGCCTTTTTACATGATGGAGAGAGCAGACGGAGAAGCTCACCAACCGCTCTTCATCTTTAGTGTTACCATTGGGGACGTCATCTGTTCAG GCCAGGGGCTTTCTAAAAAAGCTGCCAAACAGGAGGCTGCGATGGCGGCTATGAAAACACTGGAGTTAGACGTTGAAAATAG CCCTAAAGGTCAAAGGATTGAAAATAATGACTGTGGTGCTGAAGCAAACGACCAGCCTAATCCAGTAGGAATACTGCAG GAGCTGGCGATGCAGAGGTCATGGCGTCTGCCAGAATACATTGTATGTTCAGAAGCAGGTCCAGATCATAAAAAAGAGTTTACAGTTATTTGCCGTTTGGAGACGCTCTCAGAAAAAG GTACAGGCAGCTCTAAAAAGAATGCCAAAAGAGTAGCAGCAGAAAAGATGTTGGAAAAACTACAAAGTCGCTCAGGGTCTACTGAGATTACATGG AATCCAAAGCCACATGTATATTTGGAGAGTTTGAGGAACTCAGATCTAGAGAAGATTTCGTTACTGAAGAGAAATCCGCTCAGTATTCCTAACACGGATTATGTACAAATGATGCTGGAGTTATCTCAGGAGCAGGGCTTTGAGGTCACATATTTTGACATAG gtgAACTTACAGTAAATGGGCAGTACCAGTGTTTGGCCGAGCTGTCCACTGTGCCAGTTACTGTATGTCATGGTACAGGAATCTCCTGCAGTAATGCACACAATGATGCAGCTCATAATGCCCTGCAGTACATTAAGATTATGGCCAGCAGCAAATAA
- the LOC113654223 gene encoding uncharacterized protein LOC113654223 isoform X2, which yields MQEQVGKLTALLQDERRSHLQSYHVLLNEAEHKDEKCRKRHQLEMEQLMQIHRSETSKLVEAHTRTLENEKKSADDRYALLKKDYDFLKCSFRPYKDSVSDDNNCSKSKEEQERCLKKQLLWLKEQLNQSEAEREIQRKAFQSEIAELHANFKAEVEGLKSQVNEKDVTINMLRATLHQSQEELNIMMCRLSEHGKGF from the exons ATGCAGGAACAAGTGGGCAAGTTGACTGCACTTCTCCAGGATGAACGCAGATCACACCTACAAAGCTACCATGTG tTGTTGAATGAAGCAGAGCACAAGGATGAAAAATGCAGAAAACGTCATCAGCTCGAGATGGA gcaaCTGATGCAGATCCACAGGTCTGAGACGAGTAAACTGGTGGAAGCTCACACTAGGACTctagagaatgaaaaaaaaagtgctgatgATAGATATG CTCTGCTCAAAAAAGACTATGATTTCCTCAAATGCTCCTTCAGGCCTTACAAG GACAGTGTGTCTGATGATAACAACTGTTCGAAGAGTAAAGAAGAGCAGGAAAGATGCCTGAAGAAACAACTCTTGTGGT TGAAGGAGCAGCTCAATCAgagtgaggcagagagagagatccaaaGAAAGGCTTTTCAGTCAGAGATCGCTGAACTTCATGCCAATTTTAAAGCTGAGGTTGAG GGTTTGAAAAGTCAGGTAAATGAGAAAGACGTGACTATCAACATGCTGAGAGCAACTCTGCATCAGAGTCAGGAGGAGCTTAATATTATG ATGTGTCGTCTCTCAGAGCATGGAAAAGGTTTTTAA
- the prkra gene encoding interferon-inducible double-stranded RNA-dependent protein kinase activator A homolog isoform X3, which translates to MTETELVLASQHVTCDKTPVQLLYEYGTKTGSEPFYMMERADGEAHQPLFIFSVTIGDVICSGQGLSKKAAKQEAAMAAMKTLELDVENSPKGQRIENNDCGAEANDQPNPVGILQELAMQRSWRLPEYIVCSEAGPDHKKEFTVICRLETLSEKGTGSSKKNAKRVAAEKMLEKLQSRSGSTEITWNPKPHVYLESLRNSDLEKISLLKRNPLSIPNTDYVQMMLELSQEQGFEVTYFDIAAANSSFPSSRYLYKRIR; encoded by the exons ATGACTGAAACTGa ACTGGTTCTGGCAAGCCAACATGTCACCTGTGATAAAACACCAGTTCAGCTGCTTTATGAGTATGGCACAAAAACTGGCAGTGAGCCTTTTTACATGATGGAGAGAGCAGACGGAGAAGCTCACCAACCGCTCTTCATCTTTAGTGTTACCATTGGGGACGTCATCTGTTCAG GCCAGGGGCTTTCTAAAAAAGCTGCCAAACAGGAGGCTGCGATGGCGGCTATGAAAACACTGGAGTTAGACGTTGAAAATAG CCCTAAAGGTCAAAGGATTGAAAATAATGACTGTGGTGCTGAAGCAAACGACCAGCCTAATCCAGTAGGAATACTGCAG GAGCTGGCGATGCAGAGGTCATGGCGTCTGCCAGAATACATTGTATGTTCAGAAGCAGGTCCAGATCATAAAAAAGAGTTTACAGTTATTTGCCGTTTGGAGACGCTCTCAGAAAAAG GTACAGGCAGCTCTAAAAAGAATGCCAAAAGAGTAGCAGCAGAAAAGATGTTGGAAAAACTACAAAGTCGCTCAGGGTCTACTGAGATTACATGG AATCCAAAGCCACATGTATATTTGGAGAGTTTGAGGAACTCAGATCTAGAGAAGATTTCGTTACTGAAGAGAAATCCGCTCAGTATTCCTAACACGGATTATGTACAAATGATGCTGGAGTTATCTCAGGAGCAGGGCTTTGAGGTCACATATTTTGACATAG CTGCAGCTAACTCCAGCTTCCCCTCCTCCAGATACCTGTACAAGAGGATAAGGTGA